Part of the Paenibacillus sp. FSL R7-0273 genome is shown below.
GCTGATCCGCTGCAGCGCCTTTAGCTCCCCGCTGCTCATGGATACCCGGATGTTCAGACTGCTTACATTATTTTTATCCCCGGAATCCGGCTGCTGGGACAGCCGCTGGGGCTGTCTTGGCGGATTATTTCCCTCCGTGGTGTCCAGCTCCATGCTTGGCGACAAGCTTGTCAGCGCCAGCAGCAATACTGCGAACAGCAGCCAATAGTTTTTGCGTTTTAGCATGTTTCTGTCCCTCCCCGCTAATGATCCTTCCCTATTTTACCAGATGTTGCGGTGGTTGTCTTCGGGGGCTTTGAAAACGTTCTCTTTCTATTATATATGTGACGGGGCAGGTATTAAAATCTGTATTGAGAGCCAGGCCGCTCCGCGTGCGGATTGTACTTCCGATCGCTGTTGTCCCCGGATTGTGTTTGATTTGAATTTATGGAAGCAATCCGGGGACAAAGGCGAACGCTGCCGCTTCTCCAGAACAATTCCGCTCACTCCGCTACACTACTCTCGGGGAACAGAAAAATAACCCCCGCCCCGCGCTGCGGCGGGCAGGTAAAAGCCGGGAGGCTGGTCCCCTCCCGGCTTTTGTGTATGCAGTCCCGGGCCTTGCCCGGGGGCTGCATGTATTTACAGCAGATCGGCAGCCAGCTGGGCCAGGCGCGAACGCTCGCCCTTTTCCAGAGTGATATGGCCGCTGATGCCCTCCTGCTTGAACTTTTCAACGATATAGCTGAGGCCATTGCTGGCCGCATCCAGATACGGATGGTCGATTTGCTCGGGGTCGCCCATAAGGATGACCTTACTGCCCTCGCCGGCACGGGAGACAATTGTCTTCACCTCATGGCGGGAGAGATTCTGCGCCTCATCGATAATAATGAACTGCGACGGAATGGAGCGCCCGCGGATATAGGTGAGCGCCTCAACCTGGATACTGCCCAGGCCCATCAGTATTTTATCGATGTCCCCGGCTTTTTTGGTATCGAACAGGAACTCCAGGTTATCGTAAATCGGCTGCATCCATGGCCGGAGCTTCTCATCCTTCTCGCCCGGCAGATAACCGATATCCTTGCCCATCGGAACTACCGGACGGGCGATCAGCAGTTTTTTGTAGCGGTGCTCATCCTCCACCTTGAACAGTCCGGCGGCCAGGGCCAGCAGTGTCTTGCCTGTACCCGCCTTACCGGTGATGGTAACGAGCGGGATATCCTCATTCAAGAGCAGCTCAAGCGCCATCCGCTGCTGGGCGTTACGGGCGCTGATGCCCCAGACTGCGTCGTTGCCGAGATAGAGCGGCTCAAGCCTTGAAGCATCTCCGTTTACTTTTAGCAATGCCGATTTGCCGCTGCCGATCTCATCCTTCAAAATAACAAATTCATGCGGATAGAGCTTGAACGACAGGTTAAGCTGCTTCACGGACAAGGAACGGTTGCTGTAATATTCATCAATCAGTGAAGGATGAACCAGCAGGGACTGATAGCCGGAATAGAGCTCATTCAGGTCACCGGTGCGGTCGGACAAATAATCCTCCGGCGTTATTCCAAGCACATCCGCTTTGATGCGGACGAGCACATCTTTACTTACGAGTACCACAGGGCGCGGTTCAGCTTTTTCATTCTCCTCCAGGAGATAATTAAGCGCTACAGCCAGTATCCGGTTGTCGTTGGAGACCTCCCCGAACATTTCCTGTACCTTTACGAAGCTGCGGTGGTTCAGCTCCACCTTCAGCGTGCCTCCGTGCTCAAGCACTACTCCACTGTGTAAGTGGCCCAGCTCACGGAGTCCGTCTAACAAGCGTGACACGGTGCGGGCGTTGCGGCCGATTTCATCGGCGTTGCGCTTCTTGGAGTCGATTTCTTCCAGAACTACAGCCGGAATGACTACTTCATTCTCCTTAAACGCAAAGATCGAATTGGGGTCGTGCAAGAGCACGTTAGTGTCTAGTACAAATATCTTTTTCATGATATCCCCTCCACAGCGCCTGGTTTGATTGATCATACATAACTCTTTTCAGCAAGGGCAACATAAGGTAAAGTACTGATTTTTGACTGAAAGGAGTATTCCATATGAGAAAATCAATGTGTCTGTTGCTGGTACTGCTGCTGCTGACAAGCTGCGGTATCGCTAATAAAGAGTCATCACCCTCTCCTCAGAGTAAACAGTCGCCTGAAGTGTTAAGCAGCCAGGGGGAGCATGAGGTGCAGCAGCTGTCAAATGACAACGGTGCAGGCCTCAATTACAGCAATGGTTCCGTTGCCGGACAACCTTCGGACGTACAGGACAGCAGTGATGTTGCACTGAAGGATCATTTCGAGCAGCTGGCTAAAAGAGTTCCCGGTGTAAACGGAGCCCACTGTGTCGTCATAAACAATCTGGCCGTAGTCGGCATTGATGTTGACGGGGCACTGGAACGTTCCCGGGTAGGAAGCATTAAATATTCGGTGGCCGAGGCTATCCGCAAGGATCCCCGCGGCGTTAAGGCACTGGTGACAGCCGATATGGATCTGTCAGGCCGGCTGAATGATATGAG
Proteins encoded:
- a CDS encoding PhoH family protein, with the translated sequence MKKIFVLDTNVLLHDPNSIFAFKENEVVIPAVVLEEIDSKKRNADEIGRNARTVSRLLDGLRELGHLHSGVVLEHGGTLKVELNHRSFVKVQEMFGEVSNDNRILAVALNYLLEENEKAEPRPVVLVSKDVLVRIKADVLGITPEDYLSDRTGDLNELYSGYQSLLVHPSLIDEYYSNRSLSVKQLNLSFKLYPHEFVILKDEIGSGKSALLKVNGDASRLEPLYLGNDAVWGISARNAQQRMALELLLNEDIPLVTITGKAGTGKTLLALAAGLFKVEDEHRYKKLLIARPVVPMGKDIGYLPGEKDEKLRPWMQPIYDNLEFLFDTKKAGDIDKILMGLGSIQVEALTYIRGRSIPSQFIIIDEAQNLSRHEVKTIVSRAGEGSKVILMGDPEQIDHPYLDAASNGLSYIVEKFKQEGISGHITLEKGERSRLAQLAADLL
- a CDS encoding YhcN/YlaJ family sporulation lipoprotein, encoding MRKSMCLLLVLLLLTSCGIANKESSPSPQSKQSPEVLSSQGEHEVQQLSNDNGAGLNYSNGSVAGQPSDVQDSSDVALKDHFEQLAKRVPGVNGAHCVVINNLAVVGIDVDGALERSRVGSIKYSVAEAIRKDPRGVKALVTADMDLSGRLNDMSRHISQGNPISGFASEMADIIGRIIPQLPEDTKPQSNNQ